GAGACAGACGAGCTGGAGGACGATAGGGGGTTCTGGCCTGACTACCTACGCGTGCGCTTCGCCCGGCAGGGAGAGGAAGGAGAGTTCGAGCCCGTCGACCAGGAGGTCGCGCTGTACGCGGACGGCGACGAGGCCCAGGTACCTGTGTGGCGAAGTCCCGCGCAGCAGCGGGCCGATGTGGCTGCGGTACCCATCGGCAGTGTCCCGGAAGGCGCGGTGGATGCCTTCCTGCTCACCGGGTGGCCCACGGTGCGGGACCTGTATCCGCAGGACCGGCGGGCAGATGCTGGCGCCGAGGCTGATGCCGAGCTTCCCCTTCGGGTCATGGACCGCCTCTACGTTCTGGGCTTCCCCTTCGGGGACACGGGCAGCTGGCCCTTCGCCGTCTGGACGGCCGCGCCGGTGGCCAGTGAACCGTTGGCGCGGTGGAATAGGCTTCCCGGCTTCCTGCTGGACTCCAGGACCCGCAGCGGCCAGTCGGGTTCGCCGGTCCTGATGCACATCCGTCCGGGCGAGATGGTGCTCGCCGGTGGCGAGGTGCATGTGCACGAGGAGTGGGTCACGGCCCTGGTGGGCGTCTACAGCGGACGACTCAACGAGAATTCCGACCTGGGCATGGTGTGGACGACCGAGGTTCTGGACGAGATCCTCCCGGAGTTCGCGCCCAAGCGGCCGCCTGAGGGATGAAGAGCCCGGTCAGGCGCTGCGGGGCCGACACCTGGTTTTGTACGTGGGAGCTGACACGGCTTGCTGCTCAGAGCGGAGGGCGCCCCGCGTGGCGCGCATAGTGCTCGCGGGGCGGGCGGGAAGGTGCAGAGACCCGCACTGACACGGGCGGCACCAGATGGCACCGTGGGCGCGCACGCTCATGGCGAGAGGCCGGGAGCCGAGAAGAAGGTGTCCTGGTTACCGCCCGGTTCGCCTGCGCGGTGCGACCGGTATGACGTTGTCTGGAGTACGTGATCATCAACAGCAGCCAGGACGGCGCGTCGGCCGGCTTACCGGCCGTCGCCGGCAGCGTCTACCGGGTACCGGAACCGGGCTCGGTGGAGGCGGAGTTCGCCGAGGCGAACGGCACGCTGGTGCAGCGCCGCTGGGTGGAGGCCGCCGTCACGGTCAGGTTCGAGCAGTTGGCGCCGGTGGCGGCGTTCCCGGTGGTACCGGGGCGGCGGTGGGGCCCGGGCTGGTGGTGGTCGGCCACGACCGGGCGGCATGTGATGCACGGATCACAGGCAATGTGCACGCAGCTGATGATCCTGGACCGCGATCCGCAAGTGGTAGCGCTGTCGGCGCGGCCAGTGCGGCTGATCTGGCGGGATCCGGACAGCGGGCGGGTGCTGACGTGGGTACCGCAGCTGTTCGCCCGCTATGCCGACGGCCGCGCTCTGCTCGCCGACTGCCCCGCCACGGCGGCTCCCGCCGCCGGCCGGGCCGAGCGCGCCGCCGCGGTGCTTGAAGCGGCCTGTGCGGCGGCGGGGTTCACCTACCGGCGCATGGCGCCGCCCGAGAAGGTGGTGGCGGCGAACGTGCGGTGGCTGGCCGGCTACCGACATCCCCGCCACCGTGACGCAGGCGGCCTTGAGCAGGCGGTGCTCGAGGCGTTCGCCGCGCCGCGGCCGCTGATGGCCGGGGCCGCGGCGGCGGGCGAGGTCCTCACTACGCTGCCGGTGCTTTACCACGCGCTGTGGAGCGGTCGGCTGTCCGCGGACCTGACACGGCCGCTGGGTGAGCAGACCCTTGTCTCGCCCGGCCCGGTCGCAGGCGACGGGAAGCGGCGGGAGCAGCAGGAGAGTTGAGCAAGCACGTGGTGGCCGTCCCTGGTGGGCGGTGTGTTGAGGTGGGCGCTCAGGTCACGTTCGAGGGCCGCGCCTGGCAGGTGACCGGTCTGGTCGACGGGCGGGTGTACCTCGTCGCCGAGGACGGGGCCACCGGGTGTGTGCTGGCCGTCCGTCTGGTGTCCGCGCCCGGCTTCTCGGTGACCGGTCCCACGGAGCCGCCGGCCCCGGCGCTGTGGGAGACGGTGCCGCTGGCCGCGCAGGAGCGGGCCCTGGCCTGGCTGCGGCACATCCGCGAGGTCGAGACCGGGCTGCCCGGCGGCCCGGTAGGCGGCGCGCCCCGGCCCGAATACGACCCGCGGCGCTTCACCCTCGCCGAGCGGGAAGAGGTCAAGGCGCGTGAACTGGCGGCGCTGGGCTGGGCCAGGGCCAGCCGGACCACGGTGCAGCGGATGCGGCTGGTCTACCAGCGGCAGGGGCTGTGGGGGCTGGTCGACAAGCGCCACCTGCGCACCGGATCGGCGACCGGGCGTACCGACGAGCGGGTGGTGGCCGCCGTGCTGGAGGCCTTGCGCCGGCGCCGCGGCCGGTCGAAGACCACCACTCTGCAGATCATCGAGCTGGCCGAACAGATCGTGGCGGACACCCACGGGCCGGCCCGGGTGAAGCTGCCCGGCCGCTCGTCGCTGTACCGGCTGGTGAAGGCGCTGGCGGATCCGGCCGAGCCGCCGGGCAGTGCGGCGCGCACCGCCACCGGCCCGGCCCGCTCGGGCGGCCCGCCGCCTGCGCTGCGGCCCGCCGAGCGGGTCGACATCGCCACCGCCCGCCTGGGTCTGAGGGCGGTGGGCGAGGACGGGGGTGTGGTGCCGGTGGCGGTGACGGCGGCACTGGATGCGGCGAGCGGCTGCGTGCTGGCCGCCGTGCTGCACCCGCCCCAGGACGGGCCGGTTCAGTTGTCGGTGCTGCTGGCCGAGATGGCCGTGCCCAGGCCTCAGCGCCCGGGCTGGCCGGCCCTGCTGGAGCAGGCCCATGCGGGCGGGCCTGCCCGGCGGCTGGTGTCACTCCCTGAACGGATCGAGGCCACGGCGGCGCGTCCGGCGGCCGTGCCCGAGACGCTCATCGTCGACCAGTCCACAGCCGCCGTCACCTCCGCTGTCCTGGCCGTGTGCGAGAGCCTGGGCATCAGCCTGGAGCCGGCCCCGCTGCGGACGGCGGGCGCAAAGCGCGGCGCCGTGCGCACGCTGGAGGTCCTCGCCGGCCTGTTCGCGCGGCACGCCACCACGGCGGAAGAGGCATACGGAGCGGGACAGGCGGTCGGGGCGTACTGGAGCATGCCGCAGCTGCAGGACCTGCTGGACGAATGGATCACCGTCAGGTGGCACCAGCGCCCCCAGGAGCAGCTGCGCCATCCGCTGCTGCCCCGGGCGGGGCTCGCCCCCAAGGAGATGTGGGAGGTGCTGCTGGGCGTGGCCGGGATGGTGCCGCTGCCGCTGGCCGGGAAGCACTACGGCGAACTGCTGCCGGCGCGCCGGTGCGCCCTCACTGATTCCGGGATCCGGCTGGGCGGGCGCCGCTACGACGATGCGTGTCTGGACGAACACCGCGGCCGCGGCCAGCGGTGGGAGGTCCACCACCATCCCCACGACCCGCGGCAGGTCTTCGTCCGGCTGCCCGACGGCCTGCTCCACGCGGTCGGGTGGGCACAGGGCGAGCACACCCTGCACCCGTTCGACGAGATGGTCCGGCGCCGCACCGGCGGCGTCCTTGCGCGCCGCGGCGCGGGCGCACAGCCGAGCATCGAGACGAGGGACGGCTCCGGTGCGGCAGGGCGCACCGCAGACGTCGCGGCCGTGGAAGGGATCGCCGGCGCCATGACGGTGCACGACGCTGATGGTGGCGGTGCCGGTGGTCACATTGCCCGGGACACCGGCGGGTTTGGGGTGTACGACCCGCGGGCGGAGGCCGAGCTGTGGTGAGCGCACACGGCGGCCGCCCGGTGGCCGGCGCCCGGCACAGGCAGGTGAAGCTGGGGGCGTACGTGACGTTCGAGGGCCGCGCCTGGCAGGTGGCCGCCGTGGCCGGGGCGTCGGTGCGCCTCGTCGACGATCACGGGCAGACCGCCTCCGTGCTCGCCTCTTTCCTGTTCGCCGACCCCGCCTTCGCCGTGGTGGACTCCCCTGCCGCCGCGGTGCCGCCGTGGGGGCTGCTGGAGTCGGTGCCCGAGCGGGAGCGCGAGCGGGCCCTGGCCTGGCAGCGGCACATCCGCGAGGTCGAGACCGGGCTGCCCGGCGGCCCGGCAAGCGGCGGGACGCCCCGGCCCGAATACGACCCGGCACGGCGGTCGATGGCCGAGCGGGAACAGGCCAAGGCCGACGAACTCGCCCGGCTGGGCTGGCCGCAGGTCAGCCGGGCCACTGTGCGCCGCATGCGCGCCCGCTACCACGCGAGCGGCCTGCTCGGGCTGATCCCCCGCCGCAAGCCGTCGCGTGCGACAGGGCGGGCCGATGAACGGGTGGTGACCGCCGTGCTGGAGGCGCTGCGCCGCCAGCGCGGCCGCTCCACCGGCACGCTGAAAGGGCTGCGGGAGCTGACCGGGCAGATCCTGGCCGACACCCACGGGCCGGGCGCGGTCGAGTTGCCTGCGCCGTCGACGTTCAACCGGCTGGTGCGCGTGATCGCCGATCCTCTGGAGCATCCCGGACGGCCGGCCCGCACCGCCACCACCACGCCGGTACGGCCGTACACGCCGACGGTGGCGCTGCGGCCGGGCGAGCTGGTCCAGGTCGACACCACCCGCCTGGACGTGATGGCCGTCGGCGAGGACGGGAAGCCGGTGCGCCCGGAGCTGACGATCGCTCTCGATGTGGCGACCCGCTCCGTGGTGGCGGCCGTGCTGCGTGAGGAGGGCACCAAGGCCGTGGACGCGGCGCTGCTGCTGGCGGAGATGGCCGTGCCCCATCCCGCACGGCCCGGCTGGCCCGGCCATCTGCGCCTGGCCCACGCCGCCGTCCCCTACGACCGGCTGCTCGCCCTGGACGACCGGCTGGAGCAGGCGGCGGCGCGGCCGGTGGTGGTGCCGGAGACGATCGTCATCGACCGCGGGGCCATCTTCGTCTCCGCCGCGTTCCTGGCCGCCTGCGAGACCCTGGGGGTGAGCGTGCAGCCGACGCCGCCCCGCTCGCCGGCCGCCAAAGGCGCCGTCGAGCGGACCTTCGGCAGTATCAACACGCTCGTCGCCCAGCACATCGCCGGCTACACCGGCTCCCACATCCTGGAGCGCGGCGAGGCGGTGGAGGACGAAGCGCGGTTCACCGTGGCCCAGTTGCAGGAGCTGCTGGACGAGTGGATCACCGCCCGCTGGCAGCACCGCCCCCACGAGGGCCTGCGCCATCCGGTCCTGCCGAAGAAGGCCCTCACCCCGAACGAGATGTGGGGCGCGCTGCTGGGCGCGTCCGGGTACGTGCCGCTGCCGCTGGCCGGCGCCGACTACCTGGAACTGCTGCCCGTGCGGTTCCACCCCATAACCGGCCGCGGCATCCGTATCAACTACCGCACCTACGACCATGCCTGCCTGAATGAGCACCGCGGCCGGTCCTCCCTCACCGGGCCCGGAGGCGGGTGGGAGGTCCACCTCAACCCGCACGACGTGCGACAGATCTATATCCGCCTGCCCGACGGGCTCCTGCACGAGGTCCCGTGGATCCATCGCGACCACGTCCACGCCCCCATGGGCGAGACCGCATGGCGTCACATCCGCGCCGCCCTGAACCGGCGCGGCGACCGCGAACACCACGAGGCCGCCCTGGCCGAGGCCGCCGACCATGTTCTGCGCCGCGCCCGCCCCTTGCCCGGCCACGGCGCACCCGCCCCAGCGGCGGCGGGAGCGGCGAGCCCGCAGACGGCGGACGGCGACGCGGAGGCCGAGGACAGTCCCGACGCCGTCGACGCCCCTGACGCTGACGGCAATCCTGCCGACAGCGATGAACTCTCCCCGCCCGCGGGCCGATACGCGCTGTACAACGCCTTCGAGGAGGCCGAACACTGGTGACCAGCCCCGACACCACGCCCCCCGCCGAGGAGACGTCCGCAGGGACAGTCACCACCTTCGACGCCTTCGCCCGGTTCGCCGCCACCGCACCGCCCACACCGCCGCAGCCGGGCCAGGCACCCCGCTCGCCGGAGGAACGCCTTGCCTACCACTCACAGTTCGTCACCGTGCGCACCCCGGCCATCGAAACCCTCTCGCGCAGTGTGCGCACCCTGATGATCCTCGGCCGCCACCAGAGCGTCACCGCACGCCCGTCCCTGATCGTCACCGGGCCCGCCACGACCGGCAAGACGACCGCGCTGCTCGAAGTGGGCCGCACCTGCCACCTGGCCCACACCCGCCGCGCCGCCCCGGGCGACGACAGCGTGCCCGTCGCCTACGTGCTGGTGCCGCCCGGCGCCACCGCCAAGACACTGGCCGGGGAGTTCGCCCGCTACCTCGGCATCCCCGTCACCACCCGCATGACCACCACACAGATCACGACCGCCGTCTGCCACACCTACACCGCGGCCGGGGTCAAGCTCGCGCTGATCGACGAGATCCACCGGCTCAACCCGCGCACCTCCAGCGGCGCCGAGGCCGCCGACTGGCTCAAAGACCTCACCGAACGCGTGCGGGCCACGTTCGTCTACGCGGGCATCGACGTCACCGACAGCGCCGTGTTCACCGGGGTGCGCGGCGCGCAGCTGGCCGGGCGCGCCTCCCTGATCGACTGCGGGGCGCTGCCCGCGCGGGCCGGCGAGCGGGAGCCGTTCCGGGAGCTGATCGCCTCCCTTGAGCAGGCCCTCGACCTGCACGCCCACCGGGCGGGCAGCCTGCCGAAGCTGGCCTCCTACCTGCACGAACGGACCGCCGGACGCATCGGCAGCCTCTCCCGCCTGATCCGCCAAGCGGCCATCGAAGCCATCCTCGACAGCAGCGAACGCATCACCAAAGGTCTGCTGGACGGCATCGCGCTCGACCACCTCGCCGAAGAGCACTACCGGCCCCGCAACCCCGCCCGCCGCCGCACCCGCCCCAGCAGCCGGTGACCTCCCCGGCCGCAACCAGGCCATCACCCCCGGTGCAGGCCGCCACCATGTGGCCATCCGTGCCCGGCCCGCTACGCGTACGGCCGCTGCCCGGCGAAGCCACCGCCTCCTACCTCACCCGCCTCGCCACCACCTACCGCCTCAGCCCCGCCCAGCTCCTCGACGGCCACGGCATCACTGCCACCGGCACCGAGCACGCCCCGCCCGCCGCCGAGATCCGCCTCAGCGCCGAAGCCGCCCGCCGCCTGTCCGGCTTCACACGCATCCCCCTCACGCACCTCACCCGTGCCCTGCCCCATCTGCGCCCGCCCGCGCCCTCGTCGGCCCACACCGGCGCGCACGGCACGGCCACCGCCCACTGGCACACGGTCGAGATCGCCCTGCAGCCATTACCGGCGTGTACCGCCTGCACCATCCGCCGCAGCCCGCACACAGCAGCCTCCGCGTGGATCCACCCGTCGCCGGGCCTGCCCCGGACCATGATCTGCACCCGCCACCAGCAGGCCTCCAGCGACCCCCGGCATCCCGGACCCCTCGACATCCGAGCTGTCCCCGAACTCACCCAAGCCCACCTTCGCGCGCGCCGCCCGGCGACACCGGTCTCCCTGAGCTGGGCATCGACGATCACGACACGCTGGTACGACCACCAACAGCACGTACACGAACGCTGGCACACACGCCTGCACCGGCTTACCGCCGCCAACCCCCGCATGTCCCCAGGTCCGCCGTCTCCGGCCCTGACCTGCCGCGAGCTGATCACCTACCCGGAGACCCTCACCCTCGCCGCGGCTCTTGACCGCCTGCCCCCTCACCCCATGACCCGCACCCAGCAGACCACCTTCCTCCACCAACTCGCCGGCCGCCTCCAACTGTCACGCCTCGCACCCGCCGACCACGACCTGCTCTGGAAACGCCTGACCACCCACTGACCCTGCTCAGCTACATCAAAGGGCTGCGGTTCAACCGGATGGACCAGCGGCCGCTACCTCACCGCCGCCGCGGGCGGACACCCCTTCGAACCCATCGGAGTGCCACTGAAGGGCCCGACCGCGGCCGATGCTCTGCAGCATTACGAGCAGGCACTCACCTGGGCCCAATCCTGGGCCCCCAGCCGACACCCGCATCTGCGCATCCAGACCAAATCCATCGGAGGCCGCAACGGCACCCCCTCGAACACCGTCCCGGCCCGAGCCTGGGTCGACACCCGCGACCGCCTCTGGACACTGCTCCGCGTCACCACCCAGGTCGACCACTTCCACACCCTGCACGAACAGACCACCCACCAGGATCCCGGCATCGCACGGTGGATGGCCGACCACCCCATGAAGGTCCTCGCCCACGCCGCAGACTGGCACCGGCTCGTGCGCACCACGTGCTGGATCCGCGACCACGACACCGAGGCTGTCTACCTGCGCGAGATCGACGTCCCCGGAGTGGACACCAAGTTCATCGAGACCAACAAGGGAATCCTCGCCGAACTCCTCGACTGTGTGCTCCCCGAGAGCCGCGTCGACACCAGCGCACCGAGAAGCGATCTCGTCGCGCGGTACGGCTTCCGCACCAAGCCCGTCTACATCCGCCTGCGCTACCTCGGCGCCTCTCCCCTGCCCTTCAGCGAACTCGCCGTCCGCGCCGAGGAACTGGCCGGCTGGTCCCCGGGGGTGCGCACCGTCTTCGTCCTCGAGAACGAGATCACCTACCTCTCACTGCCGCCGGTCCCCGACGCCGTCGCCATCCTCGGCTCCGGATACGCCGCCGCCCTGCTGCGTCATCTGCCCTGGCTCGACGATGTCGACCTCTGTTACTGGGGCGACATCGACACCCATGGCTTCGCCATCCTCGACCAGGTCCGCGGACGTTTCCCGCACACCACGTCACTGCTCATGGACCGCGCCACCCTCCTCGCCCACGAGTCCCACTGGGGCCAGGAGAAGACACAGGCACGCGGCGGCCTGACACACCTCACCCCCGAGGAGGCCCGCCTCGACCAAGACCTGCGGGCCGGCACCTACCGACCACACCTGCGCCTGGAGCAGGAACGCATCGCCATCACCGCCGTGCGAGAGGCGCTGACACGGCACTAGGAATGACACCCAAGGCCGAGAACACCGGCGGCCGCAGACCAGGACCGTGGTCAAGGGCGAGACCACGCCCGCGTCCGTCCGGCCGGCCGGGTGGTCCGCAGTTCCGTGACACCCCTTGCCGCCCCAGCCCCACAAGACCGGCCAGCACCGGTACCTATAGGCGCGCCAACCATACTGAGCAAAAACCGCTGCCCCACTCAGCTCACTGAGCAGCACCAAACAGCCAGCTCAGCCCACATATCCTCCGGCGCCGGACACTCGACTCCGCGTAAACCCCACCCACGGAACAGACCTACCGCTCAACACAATTGAGCAACACCAGCCCACAACCAAGATCAATAAGCAAACGCGTCAGCTACGCCACACCTCAGGCCCATCTACATCAGGTCGAGCCAAACCGGGGGCAGGTCGGGGTGATCCTGCAGGAGTCGTCGGCCGACGGCGAGATGCCCGTTCTCGCGGGATCCGTATTGCTCCAGCTGCGCCGGTAGGCGCGGGGCTCGTTCCGGGGTCGGTGGGCTGATGGGCACCTGTGGCTCCTTGGCGAAAGGGGGAGCGCCGCGCCCGCACGACGGCGGGCACGGCGCTCCGGAGTGTGTGGCCTAGTGCAGGGGGACAGCCTCACGGCACGGGCTGTGCAGACGTACCGGGTGGGGGCGGTGAGGTGCTGCTGGCGGTGGGCGGCTGGAGTTCCTGCTGTGCCCACGCTCCCGCGACCACGGTGGCGAAGGCGGTGGCTGCCGCAACGAGCACGGTGCCGAGAGGCACGGTGATGGACGACAGCCGTCGGAAGTTCCGCACCTGGGACCATTTCATCGCGGCGGCCCGGGCCAGCCACCACTCCCAGCAGAGTCCGAGCCCCATGCACACCACGAAGGTCTGGCCCGCGAGCCCCCCGCAGGCCAGGGCCATGTCGGTCCAGGAGGGGTTGGTGGTGTACTGCGGATCGACGGTGAGCACGATCATGGCGAGCAGTTCGGCCGGCAGCAGCGTCACCATGAGCATCGCCGCTTTGGCAATCGGTGTGCCGCCCCTCAGCAGGGCGTAGTAGTAGCCGAAGACGAAGCCGTACAGAGCCCAGTGTGCGAACCTGAGCGCTTTGGAGATCTCCGTCAGGTGGAACGGCATGAAGGCGTCGGCTCCCACGGCGCCACTGGTCATGAGCTTGTAGACCGCCCAGGGGAGTGCCAGCAGCAGGGCGAGGACCGCGCCGGCCGGTCCCGCGATCCGGGGGGCGAGTCCCGCGCTCGAACCCAGCGCGAAGCGTTTCAGGCGGGCCAGCCGGGTGGCCGGGTCACCGCAGCGTCCGGGCACCTCCAGTGCGTCCCAGCGGGCGGCGAAGTCCGACGGGCTCATGCCGTTGTCCTCCGTGAGAGCGGACCGTGCGGCCCGCTGGAAGTCGGCACGCGCGTCCCAGACGAGCTGTGCCCCCACCCACCGGCCCATGAACCGCGCGTGAGCCTGGCGGCCGACGCGCCGGAACTTGGCTGCCGTGGTGTCCGCGCCGACCGGGAGCAGGAGGAGGGAACCGAGCGCGACCCACAGGACGGCGAGCGCGCCACCCCACATCGAAAGGGTCCGCAGGCTCGGATTCCCCAGCGCCATGAGGGTGGCGCAGACCAACATCACCCTGCCGACGGGCTCCACGGCCCGGCCTCTGTCTCCGACGGCACCACGCCGAAGGAGGTACACGAGTTGCAGTGCCACCCCGCACACCGCGATCACGCAGAGCGGGAACCCCAGGTATCCCTTGAAGAAGGAGGTCCCGTAGTAGCTCCACAGGTACAGCCCTCGCTCGGGTGGCTCCGTCGCCCGGGCCATAGCGAACGGGCACAGCAGCAGGGACCAGAGCGCGAAGAAGACGAACGTCCGCACGCCCGGCCCGAGGGTTCGCCTCATCACTGGCCCGGACAGGGCGGTGAGCCATGCCGCGGTCGGCCATGTGCAGAGCAGCGCCATGGTCACTTCGGTCTCGTCCGTCACCGGATGGCGGGAGCGCAGGTCGCCGAGTTGGAACGTGACACAGCCGATCCACAGCAGTGCTCCGGCTGTGGCCGCCCACCTGCGCGCCGACCCATCCGCGCCCAAGTGGCGCAGGACGAGATGTACGCCGAGCGCGCACACTCCGCTGCCGATGAGCCCGTGCCACACGCCGGGTTTCACCGTCGTCCCGTCGACGGCCACCAGGGTGAAGGCGAGCAGGGGAGGCACGCAGCTCACGAGGAGAACGCGGCAGGACGGCGGCCTGCCCGTGGCCACACGGCGGCTGAACCACCAACCCGCCACGGGGAGGACGTACCACAACCATAGACCGAGAGCGGCGCCCGGCTTCCAGATCACGTCGGGACTCGCCACCCCGCTGACGCTGTAAGCAAGGAAACCTCGGGATTGTTCCGGCAGCGATATTCCCGGTGCCTCGACGAGGGCGCAGAAGTACGTGGCCACGGCCGCCCATATGGCTGCCCGCCCCCATCGTCGTAGCGCCGACGGCCCGGCGAGTCTCGCAACCAGGAGAGCCGCTACGGCACCCACCCCGAGGACGCCGATCCCGAAGGCGGTCACCAGCTCGATTTGCGTCTGCTGCCGCGTCGAAGCGGGCTTCGTGGTTGTCACGTCCCTATCCAGGACGACCGAACGGGTGACGTGCGGTGCGCCGCTCACGCTTGTCACCCGCCACGAGACCGCCTCGGCCGACTGGGACTCGATCGGCCCGCGGATCTGGCCGAAGAACCAGCGCGGAGCACGCACTTCGACCGTCCAGACCTCCGGGAGCCCTTCGGGCTTGTCCGTTGACGCCACCCGCATGTCGAAGCCGACTTCGAGTTCCTGCGGCCCGGAGCGACGCGACAGGAAGAAGGCGAAGTCCGACTCCACTCGCGCGGGACGGTCGGGGGACTCCTGACTCACGGTGTTCCTCGCCCTGTCCCAACCATCGTTGGCGGGGTCCTGCCCATCGCGCTTCACGGTGTAGCCGTCGCAGAAGGCGTTACCGTTCTTCCTCAGCGCAGCGAGTGCCTCGCTGCGCGCGGACAGGCTGTACGTGCATCGTGCTCGGACCACGACTTCCTGTCGGGACGCGTCCCAGCCGATCTCGACGACGAGCATTCCGGCGGAACCCCCGTCCGCCCCGCCATCGGCCGCCCAGGCCGGAACCACGCCGGACAGACAGAGATAGAGCAGCGCCAGAAACGCCGCCGCCGATCTCAGAGATCTCGCCCATGGCAGACGGCCGCTCCCCGAATACCCCATGCGGTTGGCACACCCCCGTACGCGGCATGCGGCACGCACCCGCACTCCCCACCGAACGTCGTCCTGACGCTTCCGACGATGATGACCCGATCCCTCGCCCCTCGGGGCGTCTTCGTCGGAAGACTCCCCTTCAAGCGCGTCTACTCTCCTTTGGCGCCGACCGCGGTACAGGCCGCTCTGGAAGCTGACCCGGTCGCGCCCCTCGATCACTTGGAACACCTGGAGACCGAGATTCAGCGCGTCGTGAAGCGGCTGGCCGCCGCCAACCGTGCCGTTGAAGCAACCTCGGAGCAGGTCGGAGTCGCAGCTGGCTGAGAGGCTGGACAGAGGTCAGAAACTTCTGACCTCCCTGCAGCACCATCGGCACCCGCGGCAGGCGAAACAGCCCCCAGAAACACGAAAAGCCCTGTTCCCGGCGCGCGGCCGGGAACAGGGCTTCGGTGTGCGGAGGGGAGATCGAGGCGCCATGGTGCGGGCAGCTCCCCGCGGTCGGAGCTCGGGAGTCCGGCGACGTTTGCCTGCGTGGTGGGAAGGCTGGCCTACACGACAGCGGCTTCCGTCAGGGCAGGCGCCCCTCGTTCGAGGCGGTCGAACGATTTGGAAACTATTGTTTCCGCCGCTTACGCCCGCGCCGCTGGCACTCGCTGGGTGAGTTCGACGGTGTTCTCCCACGCGTCGTGTGCGCATCGGATGAACGGGCCGACCAGATCCGGGGCCAGGATGCCGCGCAGGGCGAACATCATGTGCCATGCCCCCTGACGGCCTTCCCCGTCCTCAAGTGGTCCGAGATGGGTCCGTAGTTCGCGGGCGAAGCGGTCCATGAACGACCGCGGGAAGGGCCAGTTGGCGCTCGGGCACTGGCTGGCGGCATCGGCGCGGAGCGCGGACTGGAGGAAGGCCGCGAAGTCCTCTTCGGAGAGGAGACCCGCCATCGCGCGAGTCATGTGGACCGCCGCCGTGTATGGCGTGGGCTGGGACACCACCTCAAGCCAGCCGCCGTAGATCCTCCAGATACCGCAGGACGGCCGCGACCCGGAGGTCCACCTGGTCCGTCGCAGACAGATCGAGCTTCGCGAAGATGCTGCGGATGTGCTTGTGGACGGCGCATCTGCCTCCTGGCAGCGCGGGGAGAGTGTGGTGGCCGGCATCGACCGCAGCTCCCACCCCCTGCGGACCACGAACCCCACGGGCGCTCTGCGGGACCTCGACGCGCTGGGCCGCATGCTCAAGGGCGCCGGTGCAGGCCGCTCAGCGCCGCAGGAACGTGTCCTGCGCCAGATCGTCCGCCGCCTGCGGATCGTCGCTCAGATGGGCGACGTACCGCACCACGTCCCGGTGCAGGGCGCGCACGAACCCCTCGACGGCCACCGCGTCCCCGCCGCGCGCGGCCAGCGCCAGCGCGGTCGTCGACGCGTCGGCCGCTGCCGCCTTACCGACCCGCTTCGCGCGTCCCGCGCCGAGCGGCGCCCGGTACCTCTCGGCCTCGGCGCCGTCCTGCGACCTTCGGTACTTGTCGGCCTTGTCGTGCCCTGCGTGCCCTGCGTGCCCTGCGGTCATGGCGCCTGA
The Streptomyces sp. NBC_01485 genome window above contains:
- a CDS encoding TniB family NTP-binding protein, yielding MTSPDTTPPAEETSAGTVTTFDAFARFAATAPPTPPQPGQAPRSPEERLAYHSQFVTVRTPAIETLSRSVRTLMILGRHQSVTARPSLIVTGPATTGKTTALLEVGRTCHLAHTRRAAPGDDSVPVAYVLVPPGATAKTLAGEFARYLGIPVTTRMTTTQITTAVCHTYTAAGVKLALIDEIHRLNPRTSSGAEAADWLKDLTERVRATFVYAGIDVTDSAVFTGVRGAQLAGRASLIDCGALPARAGEREPFRELIASLEQALDLHAHRAGSLPKLASYLHERTAGRIGSLSRLIRQAAIEAILDSSERITKGLLDGIALDHLAEEHYRPRNPARRRTRPSSR
- a CDS encoding TniQ family protein, with translation MPGPLRVRPLPGEATASYLTRLATTYRLSPAQLLDGHGITATGTEHAPPAAEIRLSAEAARRLSGFTRIPLTHLTRALPHLRPPAPSSAHTGAHGTATAHWHTVEIALQPLPACTACTIRRSPHTAASAWIHPSPGLPRTMICTRHQQASSDPRHPGPLDIRAVPELTQAHLRARRPATPVSLSWASTITTRWYDHQQHVHERWHTRLHRLTAANPRMSPGPPSPALTCRELITYPETLTLAAALDRLPPHPMTRTQQTTFLHQLAGRLQLSRLAPADHDLLWKRLTTH